The following proteins are co-located in the Phoenix dactylifera cultivar Barhee BC4 unplaced genomic scaffold, palm_55x_up_171113_PBpolish2nd_filt_p 000414F, whole genome shotgun sequence genome:
- the LOC103723505 gene encoding glutathione S-transferase F10-like produces the protein MEGMSICIAAASSGGGLPWAGGLRRPPQSPKARAGTGPTWPEVARVLACLFEKDVEFQLIRPNNYKGLKRMPSLKGPRFKFRQGGEEGKMTLVDSRKICRRITEKYVDEGNKDLLGTGTLERASIERWLQTEARRFDPPSSALVLHLAFAPLMELEQDKEEIEQNKQKLNEVLDTYEKRLQETKFLAGDKFTLADLSHLPNAQFLASNDECRSLIRSRKMVSGWWDQISLRPSWQRVVEMQQEIRVI, from the exons ATGGAAGGAATGAGTATTTGTATAGCTGCAGCATCTTCCGGTGGGGGCCTTCCCtgggccgggggccttaggcgaccgcctcagtcgcctaaggctcgagccggcactGGCCCAACCTGGCCTGAGGTTGCAAGGGTACTTGCATGCCTCTTCGAGAAGGATGTCGAGTTCCAGCTCATTCGTCCCAACAACTACAAGGGCCTGAAAAGGATGCCTAGCCTCAAG GGCCCACGATTCAAATTTCGTCAGGGCGGGGAAGAAGGGAAGATGACCCTCGTCG ACTCGAGGAAGATATGCCGACGCATTACGGAGAAGTATGTGGACGAAGGGAACAAGGACCTTCTGGGGACCGGCACGCTCGAAAGGGCATCGATCGAGCGATGGCTGCAGACCGAGGCTCGGCGCTTCGACCCCCCAAGCTCTGCTCTGGTGCTCCACCTGGCATTTGCGCCCCTCATGGAGCTGGAGCAGGACAAGGAGGAGATCGAGCAGAACAAACAGAAGCTGAACGAGGTGCTCGACACGTACGAGAAGAGGCTGCAGGAGACGAAGTTCCTGGCGGGGGACAAGTTCACGCTTGCTGACCTCTCGCACCTGCCCAACGCCCAGTTTTTGGCGTCGAACGACGAGTGCCGCTCGTTGATCAGGTCGAGGAAGATGGTGAGCGGGTGGTGGGATCAGATATCGCTCCGCCCCTCATGGCAGAGGGTCGTGGAGATGCAGCAGGAGATCCGGGTTATCTGA